ACGCCGATGGGGTGCCATTACGAAGTCCGGATACCCAGATATGGCCGCGACCTGCTGTACGATCgacatgccgccgaggcccttgtGCCTGCCGTTGGGCTGGACGCCGACGGAAAGGGCGAGGTCTTCCGCATGAACCTCGAGCTCGGGCGTTATATGAAGTCATACCAGATTGAggtcggcggtgacgacgagacgggcggcggcttgcaAGGCGGCATTGGCGTCGGCAGCGTCAATGTCGGCGCCATTGCCGAGAAGACGCACAACCTCCTCGCCTTTGGCACTTCGATAGGGACAGTGGAGTTCTGGGACCCTCGCTCAAAGTCAAGGGCAGCACTGCTCAGTGGTCACGATGGCGAGGTGACAGCTCTCGACTTCTCCCCGTCAGGCCTCTCATTAGCTACGGGCTCATCCACCGGCATGATCCAGCTATTTGACCTCCGACGTCCAGTGCCCCTCCTGAAGAAAGACCACGGCTATGGCTTTGCGGTTCAGAAGCTCATCCACATGACGAACTCGTCTCAAGAGAAGAAGATAATGTCTGCGGATAAACGCATCATCAAAATATGGGACGAGCAATCCGGAGACCCATGGACTTCGGTCGAGCCGGTCGTCGACATCAACGACGTAGCATGGTGCAAAAACACAGGAATGCTGCTCACCGCGAACGAGggaaagcagcagcatgcgTTCTTCGTACCACAGCTAGGACCTGCTCCGAAGTGGTGCTCCTTCCTGGACAACATGGTTGAGGAgatggccgaggaggtgcACACGGAAACCTACGACAACTACAAGTTCTTGACGTTGCCAGAGTTGAAGCAGCTCAGCCTGGCGCATCTCGTGGGGAAGACAAACCTTCTGCGCCCGTATATGCATGGTTACTTTGTCGCATCCAAGCTCTATGAACAGGCTAAGCTCATCGCCAACCCATATGCCTGGGAAGAAGAGAGAATGAAGCGTGTGAAGGATAAGGTTGAGAAGGAGCGCGCCAGCAGAATTAGGGGCAGCAAGAAGGTCAAGGTCAATCAGAAACTGGTTGACAAGCTGCTCAAGAAGCAAGAGAACAGAGGCGAGGTCGACACCAATGCCGGCCTTCTCGGAGACGAGCGTTTTGCTCAGATGTTTGAGGACGAAGAGTTCATGGTCGATGAGAACAGCCGCGAGTTCCAGTTACTCAATCCGAGCACTGTCGTGGAACAAGCCGCGGAccccgccgctccctctCGATATCAAGCCAAGGATTCTGAGGATGAgtccagcgacgacgacgacgagcccgcacCGGTGCGCAAGCCCAAGGACGACGTGGTCATGCGAGTTTCATCGTCACACAACGATGGCGCACAGATGCGCGATACCGCACTAGGATCGAGACAACAGAAATTTGGTCGTGGCGATAGAGCAAGAAGAGGAAATGTGGTCGGCGAGCGACAAGTTTCTTTCGTCCCAGAATCAcagaagaagagaagagaggaGGAAACGCCAGCGCCACAGAAGAAATCTTTTGGGAACCGGCGGAGTGCCAGCTCCAACACGTTCAGAAAGATGTAATACTAAGGATCCTAAGCCAACTAACTATTCATCATACACCAAGAAGACCTATGAGCACCTATCTACCCACCCAGCAACCCTTGCAGCTGCTCCTGAGAAAGCCAACAGTCTCGCCACGCAAATCATCGTCGAGATTTCTTCGTGGTCACCGATTGAGCTGGACCTTTCTCGAGGTCTTCTGGTCGCAGGCGAGGCGTGGGCGGTACACTGTCGGTTCGCTTTGAACGCCCACGTCGGGTTGATCCCATCGACTCCTTCACAGAGTCCGGGAACTCCGTTCGCCGCGGCGTGATCGCTGCAACGACCTTCTTGGCCGATCTCCGGAGCGTCTCTCTCATCGTCCACTCACGTTTTTtggcgatgaagaagagggcTGCAGTCGTTACTGTCGAGGGTCAGCACTCAAGGCATATAATGCTGTAGGGCTGCAGGAATACCTACCACCAacgatggtgacgacgaccacaACGACGACTATGGCCACCAGACCACCCGTTGAGAGTGACATGGCGGAGCTGTGGCCAGAAGCCCCAGCGTCCACACCTGAGTCCGGACTTGGAGCTGGACCACCTCCAGCGTCCCCTTGGGACGCTCCATGGTCATCTCGCTTCAATAAAATGTATCGTGGATTCATGTTAGCTGAGGATCCTTAGCACAGTGGGGATCCCAGAGACGTGCTTcaatagtagtagtagttgaACAAGACAGAAACGAGAGTCGACGTCTGCCGGTATTTACATGCTGTGCaacccccctctcctcctcagGCAGTAGTACCGTGAGTGAGCACACATGCGACGCCGGCAATGCTTGATGCATCGcctgccgcccttggccaaCCCTCTCGTACCTTGCAGGGGTTTCTTGTGGTGTGCAACGAGACCCATCACCTGGAACAGAAGTGTCTCAAGCCGTGATGAGATGGTGATTGGTGAGGTGCACTCTCGAAGCGCCGAGCACCCTGCACCTGcacgcccagccagccaatgAGGTGTAGTAGGCCTGGCGCCGGGCAACAACTTCCTGgccagccatggcggacGACGGGTCTCTCGCACGTTGCGGCCTTGTGCTTGGGTCGCCATGAAGAATTCGTATGCAGGGGTCGGTTTTAGTGGCGTCTAATTAGAATGGACGATGCTCTGCCGTGACGTCGGACCCTCTACTTGATGCCGACGCTCGTCATCGCATCAATCAATATCCCAACTCACGGAGAATGATGATACTGTCGACAGACTGCCCGCTTTCACTACTATCAGAGGCACCACCCCTCACCTGGAAGTTTCCTGATATGAGgcccgatgacgatggagtTGCTGCCATGGTGTCACCAAGCTTCAATGTCAAGATCAGCCTCCGGCAGCGCGACCAAGTAAACATGCGATGAACGTGCCACGCCATCTTCAACATCATGGTTTGCCTCAAGATCTCCGGCTTAAAATCATGCATAGGCCTCTTGAATAGAAGCATTTGAGTTTCTGCGTCTGCGTTGAGATTCTGGATGCTTGCCTTGCTGCTCCTTCCTTGGCTGCGCTTTCCCTCCCGCCCAATTGGGCAGTGCTCCTTCCCAGGCCAGCGCTGCACAACCGAACATCACGGACGACATAATAAATTTCCCGCCTCCTGTCCATCCTCAATTCCCGCCCGTTCATCTCCCTTTGCGACGATAAGCAACTTCTTACTGAACACCTTGCACCACGACGCGACGAGACTCGAGAGCTGAGGCCAACAACACATCGCCAGGCTTCCGAGAGGAAAgacctcttcctcgcccaccTCTACATGTCCTTGTCCTGAGCCTCAATTACCATGACGCCTTCTCCTGGTCGTCAACCAAAGAGCTCTTCTCCGATTAGCGTGAGGAGCAGTGACACATGCGAGTTGCAGGTCGACCAGCACCACTTCACCAGATTGAGATCATCAGTGCCCGACTCTCAACAACACATCAGCAAGCACCCCGACGACGTCCCCGCCAGAAAGTTTTCGGCCGCAAAGGAAGAAATTTCCGAGGATGTCCTGGGTGCAGGTTTTTCCTTTGGTCCCAAACAACCCCCCAGACCCGGTCAGTTTTCAGAGAGACCACTCGGACGTATTTCCATCGCCAAGGAAAATAAGCCAAATGGCAAACCAGGCACACGACATGCGACCGTCTCTCCTGGCTCAAAAGGGCCGATGCCCATCATGCAGGCGACTAATCGACCGGAGCCTCTAGACCTTCCTGAGATCTCTCTTGCAGTTGAGAGATCCCCATCAGACTCAAATTCGAGACGAAGGCCCGACTTGGCGTTGTCCTCGCCTAATGCCGATAAGTCAAAAACACAATTCCAGAACCCAGATCCAGAAATCCCGTCTCGACAGCCGTCAATCGCGCATACAACGCATTCACCTACAGAGGAACTCGCTAGATTGAATCGACTACCATCGCAGATCCCGGAGACTCAACAGTTTGAACTGCCAGCCATGCCAGGCACCGTGGAGCAAGAGTGGTCGAGCTGCCAACAAGCAAAACCTTCTTCTTTCATGAACAATATACTGACGACAACCCCGAGCGATGTCCGAGCTGCCGGTTCGAAGGCATTGGAAAGACTTCATGGCTCACCACAAACTTCACAGACAACCAACATTGACTACCCAGGTCGTTCCCcaggagggaggaagggaggcAACGATGGTATACCCCAATCGGTCTACTTTCACGCCCCAAATCTCCCGCATCCAAAAGTCGATGACTTCCACAATCGAGGGGCTCCTTCAAGTATTTGTGGCGACCTCGAGGGGCCTGTTCATCGAAGCCCTCATGAGCGAAGGCGAGCTGTCGCAAGTCGTCCCGTTCCAAGTCGTGGCGTTCATGAGCACAACCGGACGGCGCGAAATCGACCGCAATCTCGCACGAGTAATATATCAAGGAAGCGAGGCACGATTCAGAAATCTCGCCGTACGAGTGATGGTGACCGAAAAATGATGGCCATGCACCAAGTCGCCCAATATTGGAATGAGTGCATGCAGATAGCGGACGAAGAGCAAGACTATGCGAGTTCAAAGATTGAGTCGCTGCAAGACACTCTCCATCGCCACCAATTGACGCTCGCTGAAACTCAATCTCGACTCGATGAGAAGACAGGCAAATTGCGACATTTCGAGGCCTGTTACCAGCAGCTTCAGAAAGAGAGCGGCAGAACGGTGGAATGCAACAAGCAACTTGAAGGGGAGATTATATCGCTGCAGGCTCATATCACTGAATCAAAGGGCCGAGTGGCCGATTTTGAAGAGAAAACGCGACGATATCGAGACAAGATCAACGAAGCAATCACCGAGCAACAGAATCTCTGGCAGCGATCGAAAACGTTCCACGCAAAATCAATGACAGAGCTGGAGAAGGATCATCAGCATCGCATCACAGACTCGAAGAAGGTTGAGAAGGCTCTTGAGAACAGCCGCCAGAAGCGCGAGGAAATGAGAGCATGCTTGGCGGAACTCAGAACTAGCATGGGCCAGGAACTTCAGGCGAGTAAGTCAATTGAAAGAAGCGTCACCCGCCTCAGTCTTGCGCTTGAGCTCACCATCGTCGATAGAGGACAAAGCAATTCTTGACTTACAATGCAAGCTAATGGAGCAAGAGAAGCGGCTCCGATGTGAGAATGATCTTGCGTCGACGGTCACTCGGCAGCTAGAAGCGCAGAAAAGCACACAAATGACCGTCACCGCCCTGGAAAGCAAAGTCGACTCCCTCTTAGCGACTTCGCGGGAAGCAAAGAGGGAGCTGGACGGCGATGTTGCGTACATAGGGGAGGTGTACGAAAGGTACATCACCACGCTCTGCGGTGTGTTTCATACTAACACCGATGCAGAATTGAAGCCTTAGTCCAGCGTCTTGAGGCCTGTGAGGTAAACACTTTACCTGTCGCGATCAAGAAAACGGCACGAACAATGGAGAGGAGAATTGAATCTCAGTAAGTTGTTGACTATGCTGTTGTCTGACGCTCGCACTGAATCACTCTCAGTGTGAATGGGGCTCTAAATACGGCTTCCGaagcccacgacgccgcaaTGACGACAATCCATGGGGCTATCAGTGGTTTGCAAATGAATCTCAACAACATCAGCCAAGAGATGAATTCGCGAAACAAAACATTCGAAGATGCTCAGGTCAGCAATGGCAAAGCTCAAGAACAGCTTCGCAAGCGCCTGGACACCTCGCAGAGCGACCTGGTCACAATGCGTCAACAGATAGAGAACCTCATCAATGAATGGATCAAGCAGTCCCAATCCAATAACAACCCTTCTGGATCCGAGATGAACATAAAGAACGAGTTCAACGAGCGCGGTGACACGATAAACCTCCTGGAACGAGAATTCCATGCATTCGCGGAGACAGCGTCATCGAATATGGCAGCCCTTGCTGAAAAAGCTTTCAACAACGAGAAAAATGCGCACGCCGAGATACGAGACGCAATCACGTCATTCAAACGATCTCTAGAGAAGGGTTTCAAGGTAGCCCAGGATGAGTCGGAAAAATGCCTCCGCCACACCCAAACCGCCATGGCAGCTTTCGGTGGTCAATTGCGTGCTGTCAGTGACCAGGTAGAGGCCAGGTTCTGCGCATCGGAAGACAAAACCGCCAACAGCACTTCGCAATTAGCGGGACACGAGCTCACACCCTCACTTCAGGAAAGAATCCGCGATCTTGAAGGCCAACTTAGGGCGGCTGCCTCATTGCGCGAGCGGTGGCAGCATGACATCCGGAAAGTTGATATGCTGAAATCTCAACTGAGAAGTATTGAAGACCGGGTCCCTCAAGTTCAGGACGTGGGCATCACTGTGGAACGAATTGCTGAAGTAAATCGACTCCTTCACTCTACAG
This sequence is a window from Purpureocillium takamizusanense chromosome 8, complete sequence. Protein-coding genes within it:
- the ENP2 gene encoding Small ribosomal subunit biogenesis (COG:S~EggNog:ENOG503NUV8~BUSCO:EOG09260AEC), with translation MKLSNPGTVPVYTISGASTARPLPDWLARRRKRSLKNDPEYQNRVELLQDFEFEEASNCIRISEDGEWVMSTGTYKPQIHVHNLPQLSLSFTRHTTSLNHSFVLLSQDYSKSLHLQTDRKLEFHTPMGCHYEVRIPRYGRDLLYDRHAAEALVPAVGLDADGKGEVFRMNLELGRYMKSYQIEVGGDDETGGGLQGGIGVGSVNVGAIAEKTHNLLAFGTSIGTVEFWDPRSKSRAALLSGHDGEVTALDFSPSGLSLATGSSTGMIQLFDLRRPVPLLKKDHGYGFAVQKLIHMTNSSQEKKIMSADKRIIKIWDEQSGDPWTSVEPVVDINDVAWCKNTGMLLTANEGKQQHAFFVPQLGPAPKWCSFLDNMVEEMAEEVHTETYDNYKFLTLPELKQLSLAHLVGKTNLLRPYMHGYFVASKLYEQAKLIANPYAWEEERMKRVKDKVEKERASRIRGSKKVKVNQKLVDKLLKKQENRGEVDTNAGLLGDERFAQMFEDEEFMVDENSREFQLLNPSTVVEQAADPAAPSRYQAKDSEDESSDDDDEPAPVRKPKDDVVMRVSSSHNDGAQMRDTALGSRQQKFGRGDRARRGNVVGERQVSFVPESQKKRREEETPAPQKKSFGNRRSASSNTFRKM
- a CDS encoding uncharacterized protein (TransMembrane:1 (o50-73i)~EggNog:ENOG503P7Q9), with the translated sequence MNPRYILLKRDDHGASQGDAGGGPAPSPDSGVDAGASGHSSAMSLSTGGLVAIVVVVVVVTIVGVTTAALFFIAKKREWTMRETLRRSAKKVVAAITPRRTEFPDSVKESMGSTRRGRSKRTDSVPPTPRLRPEDLEKGPAQSVTTKKSRR
- a CDS encoding uncharacterized protein (EggNog:ENOG503P94I), with amino-acid sequence MMAMHQVAQYWNECMQIADEEQDYASSKIESLQDTLHRHQLTLAETQSRLDEKTGKLRHFEACYQQLQKESGRTVECNKQLEGEIISLQAHITESKGRVADFEEKTRRYRDKINEAITEQQNLWQRSKTFHAKSMTELEKDHQHRITDSKKVEKALENSRQKREEMRACLAELRTSMGQELQAKDKAILDLQCKLMEQEKRLRCENDLASTVTRQLEAQKSTQMTVTALESKVDSLLATSREAKRELDGDVAYIGEVYERYITTLCGVFHTNTDAELKP
- a CDS encoding uncharacterized protein (EggNog:ENOG503P94I) is translated as MTTIHGAISGLQMNLNNISQEMNSRNKTFEDAQVSNGKAQEQLRKRLDTSQSDLVTMRQQIENLINEWIKQSQSNNNPSGSEMNIKNEFNERGDTINLLEREFHAFAETASSNMAALAEKAFNNEKNAHAEIRDAITSFKRSLEKGFKVAQDESEKCLRHTQTAMAAFGGQLRAVSDQVEARFCASEDKTANSTSQLAGHELTPSLQERIRDLEGQLRAAASLRERWQHDIRKVDMLKSQLRSIEDRVPQVQDVGITVERIAEVNRLLHSTARYLAEERLWVQKHRDHVDAHSNTGTAVQVVDQPSQMTSDSGDGSLIPNIGTSLILGDVPCLEVPLTRKVPMEHSSVARPIALAAPSVEQEQIRRREGAKPRPILKVSSSQESSELGAYRGVEIVCRRDGRVSFGETGTPSTATEEVVRGIRRGLLSAESVDSVCSLPTVATFERDHSMLDKRCVTKTGNKHGLDGPEEIPGLTKKLKVVSDLTTPDIDASLT